The proteins below come from a single Mercenaria mercenaria strain notata chromosome 3, MADL_Memer_1, whole genome shotgun sequence genomic window:
- the LOC123523926 gene encoding uncharacterized protein LOC123523926 — protein sequence MIFLSGLVILLSVHVAVGQGDAWLMNITSNIYGFPWIAADRLSDRNSSRFKEAQSFFCAKINDMFQSEPITGNPVKERYYRCFIDNFQQTNLHAEAPVSFTYSLVFNGSGPILKPIVDGVLSSNTETYHFGNKVWTLMGDWLISRVDVQIVSVNISNYLVKMEERQQNNMDVDTIVAMTVDLFNFTMTPELGDPTSPEFSKLAASFCKDISRYLNGKFPSYKGCNVTSIVNNTVEGKILTQIHLTFGWDQEVIFPHMVASMISHAAPKLVVDNKVVLTIGSVMILEKSLLNTGSGTAQDIKERPENHPCFPDKTNVILPDSANPSGYVICHVGNGFRFNCDQNQNFDSTTSKCVKRTVP from the exons atgatATTCCTGTCTGGACTGGTAATTCTGTTGAGCGTTCATGTGGCTGTAGGACAAGGAG ATGCCTGGCTGATGAACATCACTAGCAACATCTATGGATTTCCTTGGATAGCTGCAGACAGGTTATCGGACAGAAATTCTAGCAGATTCAAGGAAGCGCAAAGCTTCTTTTGTGCAAAG ATAAACGACATGTTTCAGTCTGAGCCAATAACAGGAAATCCGGTCAAAGAGAGATATTATCGATGCTTTATCGATAATTTTCA GCAAACGAACCTCCACGCCGAAGCTCCTGTGTCGTTCACCTACTCACTGGTGTTTAACGGCTCAGGACCGATACTCAAACCCATTGTCGATGGCGTTCTTTCTAGCAACACCGAAACCTACCATTTTGGTAACAAGGTGTGGACCCTGATGGGTGACTGGTTAATAAGTCGTGTTGATGTACAGATAGTGAGcgtaaatatatcaaattacctGGTAAAGATGGAGGAAAGACAACAGAATAACATGG ATGTTGACACTATTGTTGCGATGACTGTGGatttattcaactttacaatgaCTCCAGAACTTGGTGATCCAACGTCACCTGAGTTTTCTAAACTAGCGGCATCATTCTGCAAG GATATATCACGGTACCTAAACGGAAAGTTTCCGTCTTACAAAGGATGCAACGTTACCTCTATTGT aaacaatACAGTGGAGGGAAAAATACTAACGCAAATTCATCTGACGTTTGGCTGGGATCAAGAAGTGATCTTTCCCCACATGGTAGCAAGCATGATAAGTCATGCCGCTCCAAAACTAGTTGTTGACAACAAGGTCGTGCTCACCATTGGTTCTGTGATGATATTGGAAAAATCGCTCCTGAATACAGGAAGTGGAACAGCTCAGGACATCAAGGAAAGACCTGAAA ATCACCCATGTTTTCCGGACAAGACTAATGTGATACTGCCAGACAGTGCGAATCCATCAGGTTACGTCATCTGTCACGTGGGGAATGGCTTCCGGTTTAATTGTGATCAGAATCAGAATTTTGATTCTACGACGAGCAAGTGTGTGAAACGTACCGTGCCATAA
- the LOC123559771 gene encoding EF-hand calcium-binding domain-containing protein 5-like: MMEATVLRPLDLNSPANRKRKRICTSPFVSPVPKKNTHEPEDVVQFYEKGTQTDGIFPMCVCQGSQLQRSIAKTNRQSDTKENADINCVLRSLLQDNNDDQRSSLTAQRGSLTAQRGSLTAQTAQRGSLTAQTVQRGSLTAQTAQRGSLTAQTAQRGSLTAQRGSLTAQTVQRGSLTAQTAQSGSLTAQTAQRGSLTTQTAQRGSLTTHTAQRGSLTAQTAQRGSLTTQTAQRGSLTTHTAQRGSLTAQTAQRGSLTAHNQVN, from the exons ATGATGGAGGCTACAGTATTACGTCCTTTGGACT TAAATAGCCCAGCAAACAGAAAAAGGAAAAGGATATGTACTTCTCCATTCGTTTCACCTGTACCAAAAAAGAAT ACTCATGAACCTGAAGATGTTGTACAATTTTATGAGAAGGGGACACAAACAGATGGCATTTTCCCAATGTGTGTATGTCAGGGAAGTCAACTTCAAAG ATCAATTGCAAAGACAAACAGACAGAGCGATACCAAAGAAAATGCTGATATAAATTGTGTATTACGAAGTCTCCTG CAAGACAATAATGATGATCAGAGAAGTTCATTAACAGCACAGAGAGGTTCATTAACTGCACAGAGAGGTTCATTAACAGCACAGACAGCACAGAGAGGTTCATTAACCGCACAGACAGTACAGAGAGGTTCATTAACAGCACAGACAGCACAGAGAGGTTCATTAACCGCACAGACAGCACAGAGAGGTTCATTAACAGCACAGAGAGGTTCATTAACCGCACAGACAGTACAGAGAGGTTCATTAACAGCACAGACAGCACAGAGTGGTTCATTAACAGCACAGACAGCACAGAGAGGTTCATTAACCACACAGACAGCACAGAGAGGTTCATTAACCACACATACAGCACAGAGAGGTTCATTAACAGCACAGACAGCACAGAGAGGTTCATTAACCACACAGACAGCACAGAGAGGTTCATTAACCACACATACAGCACAGAGAGGTTCATTAACAGCACAGACAGCACAGAGAGGTTCATTAACAGCACACAATCAGGTAAATTAA